The Magallana gigas chromosome 6, xbMagGiga1.1, whole genome shotgun sequence genome includes the window CTTACTATAAGTACTAATGTCTTACTATAAGTACTAATGTCTTACTATAAGTACTAATGTCTTACTATAAGTACTAATGTCTTACTATAAGTACTTATGTCTTACTATAAGTACTAATGTCTTGGTTGTTTTTCACGCGCTCTCATCATTACAACTTTGTACTCGGAACTTCTTCACCTTCCAAGTTTATTCATCAGTGCATTCCATTCTCTCATATAATCCTGAGGGTGCTCTTTTAGATGTGCCGCGTGTATAGATTTCTTCCAGGAGACGGACGTCACGTCCAGCTCTTTCTCTTTCCACTTGGTTATCTCTTTCGTGACGTAGGAGGCATCACACATAGGGTCGTTCTCAGAAAAGAAAACCAGTGTAGGGACCTTTACCACACTCCCCCAGAAATGGTTCACCATTTGGTCGTATACGTCtgtggtttttttctttgtgagCTTGAAGAACGAGTCCATGAGTACGTGTAACGGTTTCCTGAGGGGTCGTGGAACAGATAAGCTTTCACAGATTCCAGTGACCATGTGGTCGTAGCTCCCCGCCACTACACTGTCAAAGACCTGACCCCGGATGTTCTCCCGAAAGAAGCCAAACTCGCTGCTTTGGCTACTAGAGATCATGGAACACGTCGTAAAATTGTAAGCACCAATGGAGAAGGCATGGACAATATATTTGTCTTCCTTTGGATTCCGTTTGTTTTTCAGAAAAGCAAGAATCTCTTGCGATAGCTTTACAGACACTGGCGGCCAAACAAAGGACGCCATCTGCCCCTTTATTGTCAGAACATCAAATCCAAGTTCATGGTAAAGCATACAGTACTTGTCAACAGCCTTACCATTTGGATATAACCATTCATAGAACAAAACAAGGTCACGTGGTTTCTTCTCCGGGTATTGGGCCACAGACCGTAAGGTCAGCTGTTTGCTGAGACGATTTTTGTGAACTTTAACTTCCGGTGTGGCTTTGGTGGTGCTCGAAAGATAAGCACAGCCGGGAATCCGTGAAACACGTGACATCGCTCCTCTGAAAAGGAGACCCATTTTGGTGTGGAAGGTCTCGGTTCAGTTGTAATCAAATCATGGTCTGTTGCATAAAGTTTTGGTACACTctaataatacaatatacatgtacacatttatGTAGAAAttcattaacaaaaaataagtgcatgtacatgtatttcaatgcAAATGTGGGAGATATCACAAATCTTAGCTTATACTTCACGCCTaaaagacaaaataaatcatattccAAAGGAATATTATATGATGAAACATTCAGTTTATCTATTATCACAGGAGTATGGAAAAGGTCATTCCCCTGCCTCCACTTGGCACCCAGGGTaggaatcaaatatttcttatccTTAAAGCACATCTGCAAGACATCGAAATGGGCtccaaaacataattatattggCTCATGTTTATGTGATAATAGAAGTTCTGGCAACGCATTATCATACAGAAAGGCGTCATATTTGGCACCTAATTAGCGCGAAATATAAAAATCTTTTGGATACCGCAAAACATCAATCTACGACTTATATATGAACACAGGGAATGGTTAAGGTGGTTCGATATATCAAagcattatttgatggatcgataaagaatcatttttaaaaaaaatgttcatacaaAAATGACATGATATTGTCTTCAAATTGTTTTATGGTTTTTTCTGTATATTATAATAGAAACCAGAAACATCGTTTTAGCTGCGAAGAGGATATTTTATAGCTAAAACTTTGGTACCATTAATCCAtaatacaattatctataaatagtgtaaatatttacatttttaactgtctttgtctgtgataatattacgaatcaattttgaaccctaaaacccaatacTAGTAACTTCATAAAACTTGAATGACACAAAATGGGAGTGTCTTATCAGCATTACCGAAAAACGGTAGTGGTTgtgccgcgtagtaatacaaaGCACGTGCTACATAAAAAATAGTGGTtagtaaggaatcattctttgaatattatgaggtaataatttcggtcggagcgtggtcaaatctatcactgaaaaagcccttcgggctttattggatttgaccacgccccgaccgaaattattacctcataatactcaaataatggttccttattccttaaatacattccaaagacggccatatataccttagaatatttttgaaaaaaaaaaattatatgataatgaCAATCAAGAACTGAAGATATTTTTAAACCTATGGACCAAAACTACAAATAAACTGCAACTCCCATTAAACAATTGCTATACAAACATagttcaacaagaaattgaaataaaatagtggAATTaagtataaattgtaaaaacatttaatcacATAAAGTTACAACACGACAGAATTATCGCAGTTTTGGAAAATTCCGGGTTGTTCAGCTGGTTTCAtttactgattttattatgcatatcaattattcagaaaaaatggtagtgtttttataattcaatcttaaaataattctgCTCAGGATCAGATTATTTTAAATCGGAATCGGTTCAAATTTGTCTGAAATTTCGctttttcgtttcaatttctttgtaaaaaaaatcatttgtttgaTAAGTAGCTTTTGTGACTATTTGTTATTCTTTAGATTATATCCATagattaaaataataacaattttcaaaaaatctgtTCTACaatggagttgtctttctttccCGTCCCAAAATAAGTCCGTCAGTGATTTTAGACTTCAATTCTTGAAAAGTGTCATGTTAATGTCATTGTGCATGTGTATCTAAATTAAAGAGTTTCCTACCTCAGTAAATATGCGTAAAGATATTTGTACATCTCTCATAATAtcacaaaaaatatcaacaaatacaTACCCCTATACATAGTGTcgcgaaaatgaaagtaaataatAAGTTGCGCTTGAACTTATTCGactattttctctctctttctctctctctctctctctctctctctctctctctctctctctctctctctctctctctctctctctctctctctctctctctctgttgagAATTGAGAatacaaaatcaataatttaattcattttattttaattgaatttactTCATTGATAATTAAATGTAATGGAGTTGTTCAGTTACAAGCGAGACATTTGActcacaattcttttttttattttaatgtaagcTGGACTCGTTCCatgttaaatattatataaaggttatataaatagtggtaaaagtttatttgaaaatagttttttgTTCTTCAAAGAATTACTAACTTATGAAAACAGAATGTTTTTTAGTGTATAtgtttgaaatatgaataaaatttatatcttagtaatatattaaacaaaaacgAAAGGTGTTAAAAATGCCTCACCCGGAGTAataaagtgttgttttttttaatacaaagatcattgtaaatatgataaaatgtcATTATGCAAATACGTGTACAAAAAGTGCAAATTCGTGTCAGTGAAAAGTGCGAATATGACAGACatagaattaaaaaatttagCAACATCGcaataaattcataaattcttaataatttatattgataaatcgTAGATTTTCGGCTCACAGGAGGCTCAAatcttattttcttaaaaaaatttgcaCTTGTGCTTCCTTTTCGGTAAAATATTCAGTTTTATGATAATGGGTTTATATTGGAAAACactaatttaaaatcttacaaatcCTAGTAACGACCAAATATTCAGTATGTTTATATTATGTAATGTACCGAGATTGCATGTGGTaaaaataaaggagaaaaggAGCATGGGtgtatgtttgttttttatttgaaagctatttttattatgtttcaatacacatttttttttatattttcttcataTCTTATTCAATGTAAATACGCGTCGCTCTAACACTCGGGAGATCTGACTTTAAACGATGGTGTTCTATCACTTGTTTGGCACATCGACACCTTTATcttaattttcatgttaaattacTGACGAGGAGATATTGGTGAACcccttttataaaatacattttctagCCTATACGTATACCATTCTTCTGTTTTGTACCTGGGGGTCACCGGTCATACATGTTAAATTAATTGATATGTCTGATACGACACTCCGAATCAGTGTTTTACTACCATTAACAAACAAAGCAAGTTCATTTGAAGGAAATACGGTTATTCCAAATCTGTGTCTGATTGAACAGATATCACCTTGTTGTCTTAACGTGTTTGCGAGCCCATGGATTACCGGATGCAATAAATGTAAAAGATCTTTTATGTATTACCATAGAAGGATATCCAATCTAGCTGTGTCCGAGGCTGCACCagtaatttgtaattgttttgaattgtGTGTTTTTGTTTCCAAAGGAAGCGATAAAAATTCCACCGACAGTGGTACAAATGGAATTATTCTATATCCATTAATGCTTTTAGTTCTTAAGCATCCCATTGAAGGTTCGTATCCTGCGCTTGATGTTTTCTATTTAATCCGATTGTGATTGCTGCCAAAGAAACGTGATTAAAAGAATCCCCGTGTGTTTTAGTTTGGACATTGATCGTCACTTGTTAACActtttatgcaaatttttgttTACCAAAGTTGTTATATTGATAATGATTGGATGTtgaatttttatcttttgaatgTATGCATTTTTTCATGTGCTGTTAAAtagatggtattttttttctttttcttgttaAATGAGAATCTTatttcaatggaaaaaaaactacatttttatatagaaaatatattggcaAAAAGCAAAGTAGAAGTTAAGTCGATTCAATTGAACGAATTAACAACAACTGCAAAATAGCAAAATAAGACCACAAAGATATTACAATTATTAATTCtctttgtttttaatatcttttaatttcaatatccAATAACAATCAAGAAGTTAGGAGTTGGGATGGGGCGTggtctggggggggggggggggtcatcagAAAGAAAAATCCGACTttcatggttttaaaattaatgcacATATTGATCCTAGCTCTTATATAACGGTTACTTCAGTAAAGCGACCTAGTCCCAATGGAATCAATATCgattaatatttaatcattt containing:
- the LOC105347909 gene encoding uncharacterized protein yields the protein MGLLFRGAMSRVSRIPGCAYLSSTTKATPEVKVHKNRLSKQLTLRSVAQYPEKKPRDLVLFYEWLYPNGKAVDKYCMLYHELGFDVLTIKGQMASFVWPPVSVKLSQEILAFLKNKRNPKEDKYIVHAFSIGAYNFTTCSMISSSQSSEFGFFRENIRGQVFDSVVAGSYDHMVTGICESLSVPRPLRKPLHVLMDSFFKLTKKKTTDVYDQMVNHFWGSVVKVPTLVFFSENDPMCDASYVTKEITKWKEKELDVTSVSWKKSIHAAHLKEHPQDYMREWNALMNKLGR